GTGTATCCTTTGACGAAGATAAAGGTGTGTATGTAGATAACTTCCCCATCCGGGGCTATTCGGGATTATACTTTCAGCGCATTCACGAAAACACTCTCTCAGCCTTTCAAAGGTATCTGGATTACGACCTGGTAGTGATGCAATATGGCGGGAATATCTCGAATCCCAAAAATACCAATTATGAGAATTACAAACTTGCCATGACCCGCACGATCCGCCATCTGCAGAAAGCGCTGAAAGATGTACCGATATTAGTTGTAAGTGTTCATGATCGCAGCATCAAAGACCATGGAGTGTACAAGACCTCTCCCGATATTCCGTTATTGGTAAAAGCTCAAGGTGATGTAGCCCTGGATACCGGTTGTGCCTTCTGGAATCTCTATGAAGCTATGGGGGGATACAACTCCATGCTAGGCTATGTACACCAAAATCCTCCCCTGGCCGGAAAGGACTTTACTCATTTTACCAGACGTGGAGCAGATAAAATCGCAGAACTTCTGATAGATTTTTTGAGGAAAGAGAATTGAGAAAGAAAGAAGCATTCCTGATGGTGCTGATGCTCTTCGGATCTTTGTTTTTACTCAGTTTTGCCAAATCCGGCGTGGAACACGAACCCGATATCTTTAGTGAAGAGGAATACCCGGAAGACCTCGATACTCTGGAAGAATTCATCCAAAGCTATTACTTACTTTTAGATAGCGATACCTACCTGAAAAGCTACAAGTTTATCGATCCCGCAAAGAATGTGTTGGAGAACGATCAAGGCGCTCTGGAACCTTTTTATATGAAGCTGCTGCAATTGCGCAACGGACTCCGCGATCAGGTTACGATATTTCAGATTGGTGATTCCCATATGCAAAGCGGGTATTTTAGCGGAACGGCACGCAGTGCTCTGCAAAAGTATTTTGGAAATGCCGGACGGGGCTTGATCTTTCCCTACAGGCTATCCGGGACAAATCAGCCTGATGATTATCAGATAAGCTCCAAAAACAGCTTTCGCCGCATCGATAATCCCCGCAGCCTTAGCGGATATACTCTCGCCAATCAGGCTGAATCTGAACTGAAGATAAAGACCAATTCATTCTTCAAGATAGAATGCACTTTCGATCAAGCAAAGCTATATGCCAACAAAGATGCCAGAATGGTTTTAGAAAACCAAGTGAATACCATTAGCCTGGATCGAAGTGAGCTTGAGGGATACTCCATTCATCATCTTCTATTTCAAGGTTTGGAAAATTCTGCCGACATCCACTTACCGCAGGATATGAGCGAACTGTATGGCATCAGCCTGGAGCGGGACGAAGCAGGCCTGTTGTATCACTCTATGGGAGTGAATGGCGCAGGTTTTTACACATTGGTAGATCAGGATATGATGTTTGAGCAGATACCGCTATTGAAACCTGATCTGATCCTGATTTCCCTGGGTACAAACGACGCCCAGGGGAAATTTCGTGCTGAAGTGTTTCGAAAGAATCTTTTAAGCTTTATGACCAGGCTGGAAGAGAGTAATCTAGATACTCCTATCCTGTTTACTCTGCCGCCTGATTCACGCAAAGCTGGCAAGACAAACCGGGACATCGTGAATGTGGCCGACATTATCCGCGCCTATGCTGAAGAGCATGGACACGCATTTTGGGATCTGTATGAGGTGATGGGTGGAGCTGGCAGCATTGTGAAATGGCGCTCAAACTCAATGGCGGCGAAGGACCATCTTCATTTTACTCCAAAGGGGTATATGCTGCAGGGACACCTCTTTTACCAAGCGCTGATAAAGGGTTACAAGACTTTTTCCGAGACGAGGAACAACTAGTGCAACACATTCTAAATCAGGTTCTTAGCACCATGAATTACGATCCACAGAATCCGCTGTTGTTCAACAGTACCTTCTTCCTCTTCTTTTTCATTGTAGTAATACTGTTTTATCCCCTATTGGCAAATCGGTATCAGACCAGAACATGGTATCTGCTAATAGCCTCACTATATTTTTACTTCAAGACTTCCGGTCTCTTCGTATGTCTTTTGCTGATCACTGCCGCTGTGAATTTTTACCTGGGTCATGCAATATACAAAAGCAAGAAACAAGCTTCAAAGAGAGCATGGCTGATGTGCAGCCTGATCTGGAATCTGGGTACTCTGGGTTATTATAAATATACGAATTTCATAATTGAGACCATAAACCAGATCTCCGGTGGCAGCTTACCTGCCATGGACATCTTTCTGCCGGTCGGGATCAGTTTCTTTACTTTCCAGACCTGGAGCTACACACTCGACGTCTATTTTGGCAAGCTGAAACCTATCCATAGCTTCAAAGACTTCGCCTTTTTTGTATCCTTCTTCCCCCAACTGGTAGCAGGCCCAATCGTACGCGCCAGCTACTTTATCCCTCAGATCAACCGGGAGATACATCTTGATAAGGATACAATATCAAGAGCTTTGGTGCTGATCTTTGCCGGTTTACTGAAGAAAGGGATTATTGCCGACTATCTATCGGTAAATTTCGTGGATAGGGTTTTCGACAATCCCATGCTCTTTTCGGGCATGGAGAATCTCTTTGGCGTTTATGCCTACGCCCTGCAGATTTACTGCGATTTCAGCGGTTATTCCGACATCGCCATCGGCTTGGCAGCTCTATTGGGTTTTGATCTTCCTATAAACTTCAACAGTCCCTACAAAGCGCATAGTATTACGGATTTCTGGCGGAGATGGCATATCTCACTTTCCTCCTGGTTGAGAGATTATCTCTACATACCTTTGGGTGGCAATCGCAAAGGAAAAATCCGCCAGCATATGAATCTGATGACAACAATGCTTCTGGGCGGATTGTGGCACGGTGCCAGTTGGAACTTTGTGTTTTGGGGAGGTATGCACGGTGTAGCTCTGGTGCTGGACAAAGCCTGGATCAATACCAAACTGGCAAAAAACCGCGTCATCCAGATCTTCAGTACTATCATTACCTTCCATTTTGTCTGCTTCAGTTGGATATTCTTCCGCAGCAATAGCTTCGAGAATTCCCTCAACA
This window of the Candidatus Cloacimonadota bacterium genome carries:
- a CDS encoding GDSL-type esterase/lipase family protein produces the protein MRKKEAFLMVLMLFGSLFLLSFAKSGVEHEPDIFSEEEYPEDLDTLEEFIQSYYLLLDSDTYLKSYKFIDPAKNVLENDQGALEPFYMKLLQLRNGLRDQVTIFQIGDSHMQSGYFSGTARSALQKYFGNAGRGLIFPYRLSGTNQPDDYQISSKNSFRRIDNPRSLSGYTLANQAESELKIKTNSFFKIECTFDQAKLYANKDARMVLENQVNTISLDRSELEGYSIHHLLFQGLENSADIHLPQDMSELYGISLERDEAGLLYHSMGVNGAGFYTLVDQDMMFEQIPLLKPDLILISLGTNDAQGKFRAEVFRKNLLSFMTRLEESNLDTPILFTLPPDSRKAGKTNRDIVNVADIIRAYAEEHGHAFWDLYEVMGGAGSIVKWRSNSMAAKDHLHFTPKGYMLQGHLFYQALIKGYKTFSETRNN
- a CDS encoding MBOAT family protein — protein: MNYDPQNPLLFNSTFFLFFFIVVILFYPLLANRYQTRTWYLLIASLYFYFKTSGLFVCLLLITAAVNFYLGHAIYKSKKQASKRAWLMCSLIWNLGTLGYYKYTNFIIETINQISGGSLPAMDIFLPVGISFFTFQTWSYTLDVYFGKLKPIHSFKDFAFFVSFFPQLVAGPIVRASYFIPQINREIHLDKDTISRALVLIFAGLLKKGIIADYLSVNFVDRVFDNPMLFSGMENLFGVYAYALQIYCDFSGYSDIAIGLAALLGFDLPINFNSPYKAHSITDFWRRWHISLSSWLRDYLYIPLGGNRKGKIRQHMNLMTTMLLGGLWHGASWNFVFWGGMHGVALVLDKAWINTKLAKNRVIQIFSTIITFHFVCFSWIFFRSNSFENSLNIIKRITTSFNAALFSQWINEYSVIAFLIVIGFLAHWQPDSWEKHYQRFLYKLPLPLQSLLMSLVIWLLFQARSADIQPFIYFQF